From Miscanthus floridulus cultivar M001 chromosome 15, ASM1932011v1, whole genome shotgun sequence, the proteins below share one genomic window:
- the LOC136508442 gene encoding UPF0400 protein C337.03-like, with protein sequence MAAAKAGVDVETRDGGSGSGGGGSFSEERLVDKLNKLNNTAASIQTLSQWCIFHRKRARRVVDTWEKQFSSATEDKKISFLFLSNDILQNSKRKGGDYVHEFWRVLPRSLKHVYENGGEEGMKLVARLIGIWDERKVFGTRIESLKDSIFGDNPPIFDNNGNKNNSNPSSKPLNSKVARKDSSTVLKKLTVGGMPEKIVTAYQAVLDQHFDEDTALNKCKSTVSVLEKIKKNIDDASTKGDQPASTMISDLQGQETILKQCISQLESVDVARISLINQLKEALIEQESKSEILRSQLQVARAEAEHAIQLRQRFDGAVVANGTGSSSSLLMIIPTEQTAAMIQGSGVRQMSPQLQSLNPATSLAPTVSAVGDEPKRTAAAMADKLASLSAPVQVLSSILSSFVAEHGASLSSMNSGSPSGELSGGLLGFQIEKRPRLEKTAQGSDMGAPPFSVQVPQMQQQIGAVPTQLPAQINQVPGPFAPPPPPFLPPLLQQFGQSTGGMMGMGPFGMTAGSMPPPPPMSNIMPAGFPGPSGPPPPPRLPPAQNQPQQQQQSPQAPQQSPTSAGFFQSSAGMGFFPPVQVQQSPSAQRQ encoded by the exons ATGGCTGCTGCGAAGGCGGGTGTAGACGTGGAAACGAgggacggcggcagcggcagcggcggcggcggctccttcAGCGAGGAGAGGCTTGTTGATAAGCTCAACAAGCTCAACAACACAGCGGCGAGCATTCAGA CACTTTCACAATGGTGCATTTTTCACCGCAAGAGGGCCAGAAGGGTTGTAGACACATGGGAAAAGCAGTTCAGTAGTGCAACAGAGGATAAGAAAATATCATTCCTATTTCTATCAAATGATATCTTGCAAAACAGTAAGCGCAAAGGAGGAGATTATGTGCATGAGTTCTGGAGGGTTTTACCCAGATCGTTGAAACATGTCTACGAAAATGGGGGAGAAGAAGGAATGAAACTAGTGGCGAGATTA ATAGGAATTTGGGATGAACGCAAAGTTTTTGGAACCCGTATTGAAAGTTTGAAAGACAGCATTTTTGGTGACAACCCTCCTATATTCGATAACAATGGGAATAAGAATAATTCAAATCCTAGCTCTAAGCCCTTAAATTCCAAAGTTGCAAGGAAGGATTCCAGTACAGTACTAAAA AAACTGACTGTTGGTGGTATGCCTGAAAAGATTGTGACTGCATACCAAGCTGTGCTTGATCAACATTTTGATGAAGACACAGCTTTGAACAAATGTAAGAGTACTGTTAGTGTTCTAGAAAAGATAAAGAAAAATATAGACGATGCTAGTACCAAAG GTGATCAGCCTGCCTCAACAATGATTTCTGATCTTCAAGGACAGGAAACTATCCTGAAGCAGTGCATTTCACAACTTGAAAGTGTAGATGTGGCGAGGATATCGctaataaatcaattaaaagaAGCTCTCATTGAACAG GAGTCAAAGTCAGAAATTCTTCGCAGCCAGTTGCAA GTTGCTCGAGCAGAGGCTGAACATGCCATTCAACTTAGGCAAAGATTTGATGGTGCCGTTGTCGCAAATGGCACAGGATCTAGTTCTAGTCTGCTAATGATTATCCCAACAGAACAAACAGCTGCTATGATACAGGGTTCTGGAGTAAGGCAGATGTCTCCCCAGTTACAGTCACTGAATCCAGCAACCTCACTTGCCCCTACAGTCAGTGCAGTGGGAGATGAGCCCAAGAGAACGGCAGCAGCAATGGCAGATAAGCTGGCATCTTTGTCAGCACCTGTGCAGGTTCTGAGCTCTATTTTATCATCTTTTGTTGCTGAACATGGCGCTTCACTATCTTCCATGAATAGTGGATCGCCTTCTGGAGAACTCTCTGGAGGACTGCTGGGCTTCCAGATTGAAAAGAGGCCTAGGCTTGAGAAAACCGCACAGGGCAGTGACATGGGTGCTCCTCCCTTTTCTGTGCAAGTGCCACAGATGCAACAACAGATTGGAGCAGTGCCCACGCAACTACCAGCGCAGATCAACCAAGTACCAGGTCCATTTGCACCACCTCCACCGCCATTTTTGCCACCACTTCTGCAACAATTTGGTCAAAGTACTGGAGGAATGATGGGAATGGGACCTTTCGGGATGACGGCCGGCTCTATGCCACCTCCGCCTCCAATGTCCAACATTATGCCGGCAGGTTTTCCAGGACCAAGTggtccaccacctccacctcggCTTCCACCGGCTCAGAACCaaccccagcagcagcagcagtctcCTCAGGCACCACAGCAATCACCCACATCAGCAGGATTCTTCCAATCATCAGCAGGCATGGGGTTCTTCCCACCAGTGCAGGTGCAACAGTCTCCGTCTGCCCAACGACAATGA
- the LOC136509413 gene encoding putative disease resistance RPP13-like protein 2, whose product MAEAIIGPLVGRLQEVAVGEARALVGVNADIHRLRDKLMWLQAFLREADTRRRAVTDEVTRVWTLQTRDAVFDAEDALDHYHLHVDMSRYPRWARPTMIYLETFTIQVRMRRGLSRKIRAINMRLDGIIEDKDKYKIEDSNKKTDVTWKPSTSTSINYTHRKLDDVHDSDAVIYVEEHKQLEDALVNNLTEHQVCKEHYPVMITVSGESGIGKTTLVRDIYKKMEKKKVFQVQAMESFAPYLTAPNILQQITQQLTEDDTNCPKEMAQKMLKNKLKNKKYLLVIDGEVSGTEWKHFLTSIPVGTRGSRVVHITQGKPEEPPSSYHHVTIQLKKLTEDASMSLFHQRLPKELQGKNLKKYQKSIFKITQGLPLAVVLLSGLVQTKVFPSEWVKVFHYLKSKPSANLESMLSVCFDDLPHELKCCFLYFAALPTNTTIEARSLVFMWVAEGFLSSKGGKTMEKIGYIYLSELINRNLVNRVKMDDDSSFGSMSVTIQNKVHDFLQIEAHEASFVEVHSHDDIPTLTSARRLSLQNYTDKYAVLAHPLPKLRSIFSQYEQEPNKGDQGHRSKGSRAYMFHLSQRRAISKMKKDIRSHIKELFHGSEFLRVINLQGIEIGETLTSAIGNVVHLQYLGITSCSLKHIPRSIGRLTSLQTLDVRETNVRELPRSFWMIKTLRHVLGFVLRLPKQIGNLKQLHTLDSIDLEEVSEGLTLERTLGEMIHLEFLSIWHISHVNVKALSGALDKLESLRTLILEGKIIPSNVFTTASLRRVKFMFLSGDLVHSSDLDGSESFCLPNLIMLSLEKTYVTQEFISKLSELPFLATLALYPGSYKDKKLVFASSKFPRLKKIKMIDVEVLEIVEVEVSMVPELKELEIHSPFTGCYHDIDLGNDKKRSQKTRIVVDLKKENNYVHEENDDMSEWWMIFA is encoded by the exons ATGGCGGAGGCGATCATCGGGCCTCTGGTTGGGAGGCTGCAGGAGGTGGCCGTCGGCGAGGCCCGGGCGCTGGTGGGGGTGAACGCCGACATCCACCGGCTCCGGGACAAGCTCATGTGGCTGCAGGCCTTCCTCCGCGAGGCCGACACCAGGCGCCGGGCCGTCACCGACGAAGTCACCAGGGTCTGGACGCTGCAGACGCGGGACGCCGTCTTCGACgccgaggacgccctcgatcattACCATCTCCATGTGGACATGTCCAG GTACCCAAGGTGGGCTCGTCCTACTATGATATATCTTGAAACATTCACAATTCAAGTACGGATGAGACGCGGCCTATCTAGAAAAATTAGAGCCATCAACATGAGGCTTGATGGCATCATTGAAGACAAAGATAAATACAAGATAGAGGATTCCAACAAGAAGACAGATGTGACATGGAAACCTTCTACCTCAACATCTATAAATTACACTCATAGAAAGTT GGATGATGTCCATGATTCAGATGCGGTGATATATGTGGAGGAGCACAAACAATTAGAGGATGCCCTTGTTAATAACCTAACTGAACACCAAGTGTGCAAAGAACACTATCCAGTCATGATCACTGTGTCCGGAGAAAGTGGTATTGGCAAGACAACTCTTGTGAGAGACATATACAAAaaaatggaaaagaagaaagtgtTTCAAGTGCAAGCCATGGAAAGTTTTGCACCTTATTTGACTGCTCCCAACATCCTTCAACAAATTACTCAGCAACTGACAGAAGACGACACGAATTGCCCTAAAGAAATGGCACAGAAGATGCtgaaaaataaattgaaaaataagAAATACTTGCTCGTGATAGATGGTGAAGTCAGTGGTACTGAGTGGAAGCACTTTTTGACTAGCATCCCAGTTGGCACTAGGGGTAGTAGAGTAGTGCATATCACACAAGGTAAACCAGAAGAGCCACCTAGCAGCTACCATCATGTCACCATTCAGTTAAAAAAACTTACAGAAGATGCTTCCATGTCATTGTTTCATCAGAGGCTACCTAAGGAACTGCAAGGTAAAAACCTTAAGAAGTACCAAAAGAGTATTTTCAAAATCACCCAAGGGTTACCTTTGGCAGTTGTTCTTTTATCAGGTCTTGTGCAAACCAAGGTGTTCCCAAGTGAGTGGGTGAAGGTTTTTCACTACCTTAAGTCCAAGCCATCAGCGAATCTTGAAAGCATGCTGTCAGTTTGCTTTGATGATCTTCCACATGAGCTAAAATGTTGCTTCCTCTACTTTGCTGCGTTGCCAACCAACACTACAATTGAGGCACGCAGCTTGGTATTTATGTGGGTTGCAGAGGGGTTTCTAAGTTCAAAGGGCGGGAAGACAATGGAGAAGATTGGCTACATCTACCTATCTGAGTTGATTAATCGGAATCTTGTCAACCGAGTGAAAATGGATGATGATTCCAGTTTTGGGAGTATGTCGGTCACAATCCAAAACAAAGTCCATGACTTTTTGCAGATAGAAGCACATGAAGCAAGCTTCGTGGAGGTCCATAGCCATGATGATATCCCAACATTAACTAGTGCTCGCCGCCTCTCTCTGCAGAACTACACTGACAAATATGCTGTCCTAGCCCATCCATTGCCAAAGCTACGATCCATCTTCTCTCAGTATGAACAAGAGCCTAATAAAGGTGATCAGGGGCACAGGTCCAAAGGAAGTCGGGCATATATGTTTCATTTATCTCAACGAAGGGCAATctctaagatgaagaaagacatCAGATCTCACATCAAGGAACTGTTTCATGGATCTGAGTTTCTCCGTGTCATCAATCTGCAAGGCATTGAGATTGGTGAGACTTTGACAAGTGCAATTGGCAATGTTGTGCACTTGCAGTACCTTGGCATCACATCATGTTCACTGAAACATATCCCACGGTCCATCGGAAGACTCACTAGCCTCCAAACATTGGATGTGAGGGAAACTAATGTCCGAGAGCTCCCAAGGTCCTTTTGGATGATTAAGACCCTGAGACATGTCCTTGGTTTTGTCCTCAGACTGCCCAAGCAAATTGGCAACTTGAAGCAGCTGCATACACTTGACTCCATAGATCTTGAAGAAGTTTCGGAGGGGCTGACTTTGGAAAGGACACTAGGAGAGATGATCCATCTTGAGTTCTTATCAATCTGGCATATCTCACATGTCAATGTGAAAGCTCTTTCTGGTGCTCTAGACAAACTTGAGAGCCTTAGGACCCTGATCTTAGAAGGTAAAATTATTCCTTCAAATGTCTTCACCACCGCTTCCCTCCGACGTGTCAAGTTTATGTTCCTAAGTGGGGATCTGGTACATTCATCTGATCTAGATGGTAGTGAATCCTTTTGTCTCCCTAATCTCATCATGCTTTCTCTGGAGAAAACATATGTGACTCAGGAATTCATTAGCAAGCTGTCTGAGCTGCCATTTCTTGCCACCCTTGCATTGTACCCTGGCTCGTACAAGGACAAGAAACTTGTATTTGCTTCATCCAAATTTCCACGCCTCAAAAAGATCAAGATGATTGACGTGGAAGTGCTGGAGATTGTTGAAGTTGAGGTGAGCATGGTTCCTGAGCTCAAAGAGTTGGAAATTCACTCCCCATTCACAGGTTGTTATCATGATATTGACCTGGGTAATGACAAGAAACGTTCTCAAAAAACAAGGATCGTGGTTGATCTTAAGAAAGAGAATAATTATGTTCATGAAGAAAATGATGATATGTCTGAATGGTGGATGATATTCGCATGA
- the LOC136508761 gene encoding ribulose bisphosphate carboxylase small subunit, chloroplastic 2-like produces the protein MASSATDAAPFQGLKSTAGLPVARRSTNGFGDVSNGERIRCMQVTSLALYIFVKCQYYPLLMLSCNTTMQRHVWPIEGIKRFETLSYLPPLSTEQLLKQIDYLLRSNWVPCLEFSKVGLVHRESARSPGYYDGRHCKRYSIF, from the coding sequence ATGGCGTCGTCGGCCACCGACGCCGCTCCGTTCCAGGGGCTCAAGTCCACCGCCGGACTCCCCGTCGCCCGCCGCTCCACCAACGGCTTCGGCGACGTCAGCAACGGCGAAAGGATCAGGTGCATGCAGGTAACCTCGCTCGCTCTTTATATATTTGTTAAATGTCAGTACTATCCGTTGCTCATGCTGTCATGCAACACAACAATGCAACGACACGTGTGGCCGATCGAGGGCATCAAGAGGTTCGAGACGCTGTCGTACCTGCCGCCATTGTCGACGGAGCAGCTGCTGAAGCAGATCGACTACCTGCTGCGCTCCAACTGGGTGCCCTGCCTCGAGTTCAGCAAGGTCGGCTTGGTGCACCGCGAGAGCGCGAGGTCTCCCGGGTACTACGACGGCAGACACTGCAAAAGATATTCTATTTTTTGA